One Schistocerca nitens isolate TAMUIC-IGC-003100 chromosome 1, iqSchNite1.1, whole genome shotgun sequence DNA segment encodes these proteins:
- the LOC126239323 gene encoding cuticle protein 67-like, giving the protein MVALKVFAFAAVLAVARAGYLSAPAVSYAAPAVAYAAPAVAYAAPAAVAPAAITSQSSNILRSFGNLGQVSTYTKTVDTPYSSVTKSDVRVSNDAIAHVAAPVAYAAAPAYHAPALAYAAPAYYH; this is encoded by the exons ATGGTCGCCCTCAAG GTCTTTGCCTTCGCCGCCGTGCTGGCCGTGGCCCGCGCCGGCTACCTGTCCGCCCCCGCCGTCTCCTACGCCGCCCCAGCcgtcgcctacgccgcccccgccgtcgcctacgccgcccccgctgcAGTCGCCCCCGCGGCCATCACCTCCCAGAGCTCCAACATCCTGAGGAGCTTCGGCAACCTGGGACAGGTGTCCACCTACACCAAGACCGTCGACACGCCCTACTCCAGCGTCACCAAGTCTGACGTGCGCGTCAGCAACGACGCCATCGCACACGTCGCCGCCCCCGTCGCCTacgccgccgcccccgcctaccACGCCCCCGCActggcctacgccgcccccgcctacTACCACTGA
- the LOC126239355 gene encoding cuticle protein 67-like → MVALKVFAFAAVLAVARAGYLSAPAVSYAAPAVAYAAPAVAYAAPAAVAPAAITSQSSNILRSFGNLGQVSTYTKTVDTPYSSVTKSDVRVSNDAIAHVAAPALAYAAPAYYH, encoded by the coding sequence GTCTTTGCCTTCGCCGCCGTGCTGGCCGTGGCCCGCGCCGGTTACCTGTCCGCCCCCGCCGTCTCCTACGCCGCCCCAGCcgtcgcctacgccgcccccgccgtcgcctacgccgcccccgcggcCGTTGCCCCCGCGGCCATCACCTCCCAGAGCTCCAACATCCTGAGGAGCTTCGGCAACCTGGGACAGGTGTCCACCTACACCAAGACCGTCGACACGCCCTACTCCAGCGTCACCAAGTCCGACGTCCGCGTCAGCAACGACGCCATCGCACACGTTGCCGCCCCCGCActggcctacgccgcccccgcgtaCTACCACTGA